One Salmo trutta chromosome 12, fSalTru1.1, whole genome shotgun sequence genomic region harbors:
- the LOC115202542 gene encoding E3 ubiquitin-protein ligase RNF12-like, whose amino-acid sequence MPSQSICVKTGGVNVRALRSYWDQQNEQKNDQHQQNDLQKDPRNDPRNDPRNDPRNEQHQWNDLPPTRQPPAVPPVLPPKTNNRKLTSTVSIGRKSLPQQAVPPVPRRGPPLTHSLSGTLSEIHHDQTKTKSHGQTQYAEIHSNQNKTKSHSQTQYAEIHFNQNKTKSHSQTQYAEIHFNQNKTKSHSQTQYAEIHFNQNKTKSHSQTQYAEIHTNQNKVERLASTGSLNQRRSTGPWSFNNTSTAAGGVMYSELTLPDGRSRSLPRLDDTTEEEEEEGYSNRITIPCFPHTSHSPNPPKRVTCHAYSLQDPRENPQPQIHGGPHSLDQLSTNPLYQASVGLGEGQDTPWKGLQKQREGDRGRSPNPQDQTPQQEESMYAEVPEGPSPPRHLITDNTYEQIPGDGGLKGTQSTATDQEGNTYEMLEGLKSKESTWGKKVKNY is encoded by the exons ATGCCATCCCAGTCTATCTGTGTT AAGACCGGTGGGGTCAATGTCCGAGCCCTGAGAAGTTACTGGGACCAGCAGAACGAACAGAAGAATGACCAACACCAACAGAATGACCTTCAAAAAGACCCACGGAATGACCCACGGAATGACCCACGGAATGACCCACGGAATGAGCAGCACCAATGGAATGACCTGCCGCCAACTAGGCAGCCCCCTGCAGTGCCACCCGTGCTGCCACCCAAAACCAACAACAGGAAGTTGACATCAACAGTATCCATTGGCAGGAAGTCCCTCCCACAG CAAGCAGTACCTCCAGTACCAAGGCGAGGCCCACCTCTGACCCACTCTCTGAGTGGAACCTTGTCTGAAATACACCATGACCAAACCAAGACCAAATCTCACGGTCAAACCCAATACGCAGAAATACATTCTAACCAGAACAAGACCAAATCTCACAGTCAAACCCAATACGCAGAAATACATTTTAACCAGAACAAGACCAAATCTCACAGTCAAACCCAATACGCAGAAATACATTTTAACCAGAACAAGACCAAATCTCACAGTCAAACCCAATACGCAGAAATACATTTTAACCAGAACAAGACCAAATCTCACAGTCAAACCCAATACGCAGAAATACATACTAACCAGAACAAAGTGGAGAGACTGGCCAGTACTGGGAGTCTGAACCAGAGGAGAAGCACCGGCCCCTGGTCCTTCAATAACACCTCCACAGCAGCAGGAGGAGTCATGTACTCTGAGCTGACCCTGCCAGATGGACGGAGCCGCTCTCTACCCCGCCTGGACGACAccacggaggaggaggaggaggaggggtactcCAATAGGATAACCATCCCCTGcttcccccacacctctcactCCCCCAATCCCCCCAAGAGGGTCACCTGCCACGCCTACTCTCTTCAGGACCCCAGGGAAAACCCCCAGCCACAGATCCACGGTGGACCACACAGCCTGGATCAGCTGAGCACCAATCCACTGTACCAGGCCTCTGTCGGGCTTGGTGAGggccaggacaccccctggaagGGACTACAGAAGCAGAGAGAAGGAGACCGTGGCAGGAGCCCTAACCCCCAGGACCAGACTCCTCAGCAAGAGGAGAGTATGTATGCAGAGGTTCCAGAGGGGCCATCTCCTCCCCGTCATCTGATTACAGACAACACCTATGAGCAGATCCCAGGGGACGGTGGCCTGAAGGGGACACAAAGCACCGCCACAGACCAGGAGGGAAACACCTATGAGATGCTGGAGGGCCTGAAATCCAAGGAGTCTACTTGGGGCAAAAAGGTAAAGAACTACTGA